GTATGTTCCTTTTGCCATGTACTTGTAGAAAGACAATGTGCATCTAGTTTCAGTAAGCATCAAAACCGATCTGATCTGAGTAACAAAGAGCACTACCTCATTGGCAGCAGAAGCTACTGGCATCGAAACATCGTTCTCATCTCCCAGAGCAAGAGCCAGCCGCATATCCTTTTGTTGATGTTTCAAAGGAAATGCAGGAGAATAGCTGTTCTGGATCATTGTTGGTCCTTTCATCTTGAACATCGGATTAGCGATTGCACCCAGGTCCTTCCAGAAAAAATTACCAAACATCAGGCCTGGGCTAATAATAATCATAACAAGTTAATTTTCTGCAAACTCACCAAAACATCAAGAAGGGTCTGAGGATTTAAACCACTTTTGTCAGCCAGCACAAGCCCTTCTGAAAATGCATTTATCATACTACAAATGGGAAACTATATTAATGGTCTAAAACCGAATAAGTTAAAAGACTGTAAAGCAAAACTGATACAATCAATCTCTTGCGGAAACACTTGACCATATGCAGAAGCCAAAATTTTGATGCATTATTTGTTATTCCAATCATCAACATGAAAAAATATCAAATCTTGTTCAATCAGCATGGAGCTTTTTATGAAAGATCATGCTTCCATAAAATACTACGTTTAGTTCCTGGGGCAATGAAAATGCTTTTTGCCTGTTCTCATAGCTTAGCTCTTGGTTTATTAAGGACTTGGTTTACGTTTGATTTCTTTTCCCTATCCTTAAGGGTTGTATAATGGATTTTTATTTTCTTGCATATTCAcctaattttttttcttttaagaTGACAAATCCACCACTTGATGTAACTTTGTGATTTGCTATAGCAATTTCATCGCTTCTACTTAAAGATATACAATCTTCCTTTTCTTGAGGATCCTCCATTACCTTCCCATAATCATGTTGACAACGAGTTTCATTCTTGCTCCATTTCCAACCTGACCCAAGAAAAATGACTTCTTTCCCATGACGTCAAAAGCAGGTAGTGCTTCTTCATACAGTGCCTACATAGCAAAAAAATGTACCCAAAATAAAGAACAAAGAATGTATATTTGTAAAATATTAAGCAATATTATATTAGAAACAACCAACATATGTCTAAGTGTGTTCTCTTTTTAGAAAAAAATAGAGctgcatcacaattctaatttTACATACAAACATCTTAACAACCTGCAACTATACTGGGTCACTATTAAGTATATTAACTAATTTTAGATTTGCATAAACACGCACACAACAATCTATAAGCAAGTTCTTAATAAGCTTATAATGAAGAGATACATGAGTTGTAAGCCGACAAGTCGACAACTTGACAATATAAGAGACACAAAATAAGGAGCCCAAAATATCGCAGACATATTTTAGAAGCAGTACAAAAATACATGTTACAAAATATTTCAAAATACAACcaatattcataaaaaaatttgcTAAATAGTTGCAACAAACATTTGGAAATATTGGTAAGATAATAATAATTAagaacaaaaaaattattatactCAGCTTAACTGGGTAGGACTTAGGAGCACCATCTGTGCATAAGCCAGGATAGTATAGCAGTTCAGAATTGCAGATTATTATTTAGAATTTTGTGAACAAGTTGACATAAATATACCAGATAAGTTTTCTTCACTATGGTTGAGAGAGTACTTGTAACTCGTTAACATTATTTGTTATTTCTACTCAGCATCTGTGCCCGTAACTAGAGGGAAGCAGCTCAATGGTCTCAACTCTCAATTATTGGCGACCCTTAAATTTTGTCAGGGTACTCCTAAAATATTAAGTAAAAAAACTTTTTGCTTGACAAAAAAACATTATGTTTCTAAACCAAAACAAAAAACAATCAACATTAATAATTGAAAATATCGTACCGGCCAGTGTGAAGCATTATACCAGAAGAATAAGTTTCTTGTTTTCCTACTTTAATGTACATAATTTATGTTCAATTTTAATTTACAgtaacttaaaatataaaaaatgataaaGTTTTAAATATTGTAATTAAATTTATGTTGTCAACGAATATAACTAAACATGTGTAAAAGAATTAGAGTACTAAATTATATAAGCAGGATAGTTTAAGAGTTTATCTGCAAAAACAAATAACAAAAAAAATCAGGTAAAACCTCAGTATTATGGGTACTTAATGGGACCTTCTGGGTCCTTGGTCTCAGTCCCATGTTATGATAATTTTTAAGGATAATGTCTTAAACTTGTTCACATGTCATAGGCTCATTTATAACATTCACCATCTACCAGTAAAACGCACTGAATGATATATTAAGAGAAGTGACATAGGTTTTCTTTATTAAGTTCATGGACTAATTACCTTGTCCCCGGCAGCAAGGATTACTAACTGACCATCTTCTGCAGGCTTTTTACTGCCTGAAACTGGAGCTTCAAGAAAGCGGCCACCCTTTAATGTGATTGCCTGAACATTTTATACCAGATGAATTACTCAATAGagactaatttatttatttttaaaaaaaatcccCTTAAGTAAATCATGGGAGGACCAAATAAGTTAAAGGAAACAGCATTTGAGGTATGCAACAAGCTAAACCTCACTGATCTTCGATGAGGTATCAGCATCAACTGTTGACATGTCAATATAGGCTTTTCCGGTGCATGTTTGCTCCAGAACACCGTCTTTATCAAACACAACCTAAATTAACCACATAAAATATCAGTATATAATTAAGTAGCAACAGTAACAAAAGGGAGAAACTTGGTTTTACGTGCCGAAACAGCAGCAGCAGGATCAGACAACATAGCGATGGTGTATTTGCACTTGTTGAGGACTGCTCCAGGAGTTTCGCCAATAGAAGCGCCATGCTCCACCAGTTGATCACACTACAAGTACACAAAACGATTTCGTGGATTAATAGTAGCCATCAAATCCATAATGCGTAAACTAGTTAAAAACTGTATGTAATTTAATCGATAAATCACTTATAAATGACAGCCGAACAGGTGAATAATACTCATAAGTAGTAATCAACGTCCATCTCATAATAATTCTGTCATATTAGCATATCAGGCGTCCATGAATAAATATAAGTGTCTTCTAAAAGTtaaaactaaaaagaaaaacaggACAGGATAAGTAATATTATTACAGGGGACGAGGAGAATACCCTGGAGAGAGTGCGGTTCCAGACAGTAACCTTAAAACCATGTCGGAGAAGATTCATGGCCATTGCCTTCCCCATTATTCCCATCCCTAAAAACCCTATTTCTTCCATCCccctctctctctttttctctctatatCTCTCTGGATATATAGAAGAAAATAAACAAGGATGACGATGGAGAACAATAGTAGTAATAATACTGTAGTAGTATTAGTACATTCAAATTCTGTTATTATGATTTGATATTGTAAAGATTATTAGGCAACGAGGCAGAGATTGTGGAAGTAAACAAATACAGAGTTGTATGGAAGATTAATTAATGGATATGGCCGACGTTAGCTTTTCTCCAAGCCACTCGTTGGGCCTTCCCATTGTTTGCTTGGATTATAAACACAATAGGTCACGTGTTTGTTGTACTAGGTTGAGTTACAGGACGTGTTTGCCTCACGGTTTATAAGCTACTTATAAGAACTTATTGATCAGTGTTTGTTGATTGTTGATGTCACTTATAAAtcgaatttataacttataagttgtTTGATAAGTTGAATATTAGCAACGACATACGTATTCTcaacttatttttatttttcatttttttattaattttaattttaaaatatatgtttataaatattatattaattcaaaactatgaattaagataattgtatataaaaaaatttattttagtTCAAAGTAAAAATAATTCTGACTTTTAAGTAAAGTTATCCAAACACttgtataatttataatttttaatttacttATAACTTATAAGCCAATTATTCgttttaagtcataagttaccTACTTTAAAATTTCCCAAACAGTCACATTATTTTTTCCGAATAAAATTTAGGTAACtcaaaattttcttttaaaaaatcttgacaatattttttttaaatatgtgGGTACTGTGTTAATTGAAAACTAGTTTTATATCCCGTGCAATACACGGGCATGCTTCATATTACGTGAATTGATATTATTTTGATTGTAAATATTGACGATATATTCATGTTACTTCCCGATCGAATGATTAACTAAATATCTCTTTTTATGAAATTGAGATCGATGACGTATTTTCTCTCAAAATGAATTGAATGTTCGATAATTAAATCGAAATATACGatcaaaatataatttaaatGAAAGCACACATTTCTCATGAAAATAATAAAAACTCATTGTTACGGAGTTAATTAAAGAGTTACTGCAGTTGTTTACATGATACAATGAGTTATACAATGAATATGAGGTAATTCCTACTTTACTTTACTATTATTTGCTCGGTTATTAAACATGTTATATGTTTTATTATTTGTTGAGCTACCCAACCTATGGGTTTAGCTGCATGTGCAGACCACTAACATGACAGGTTCATACAATAGCATTTATCCCAAAAATATAAGGATAAACAGATACAGAAGGACATTAGACGAAATGGATTGCATCGGTTTTCGTAAAAGGAGCTTCTAACATGGAGGCTCGACGATGTACCTGAACCTCAGCATAAAGCAACATAGTAAAATGGAGACAATATGCCTCTTAACGTAACCGCTTGGAAAGACATGGCAGCAACTTGAGGAGGTTTTCATAACTTTCCTTTAAACTTTCTTGTGGTACTTCAAAGTCTCATGGTAGAACGCGGTTCTGCAAAGTCCCATCATAGGGAGTGGTTTTGCAAAATTCCCATAACATTTGGGTCAATTGGAAAGGTCTTAGAAAATTATGTAACGCATTACAGGCACATCGAGATGGAACATTGGGAATTTATGAAAATTATGGCATTATATTTTGACAGCTCATATTTTGGAAGATTGAAGCATTTTTTCCACAGCTAAAGCTTTAGGTGTTATCAAAAGAGATTCTTACATAAAGATCAACGTGGTAGAGAAAAGGAGATCTTGGAACAAAGGTCTCGGAAATAATCTTGAACATGTACTCAAATTTTACTTTGGATTGGAGGCGAACGTTGTAACGACTAGGATTTTCGCAatgtaattaagtgaataaaatATAGTTATGTATTATAGTTGTGGATTATGTGGATTTATGagtataaaatatataatatataatatacaattTTGTGGCTTATGTGTAATTACTGTAAAATAGTAAAAGGGAACGTTAAATGTCTCGTTCTAGTTTGATGAGTTAGTAAAAGGCATAAGCTAAGTTtcgtcgggccgtcaagtagaacgaGACCCATTATACGGAAGGTGGATTAAATGAAAAGGATTAGGAATAAGAAAATTTATGGATTATATTACGATATGAAAGATATCGAGTCATCTATGTGTTTCTGTTGTATGGATTCGTAATTGTGAAAGCTATATTGTTATTCGAATTACCGGGTAATTATTATACGCGTAATTAGCAATTAAAAAGGGAAATTATATATTGAGGTGTACAAATATGAAATGTGGTTGATGTTATTATTTGAATATAATTTAAAGTTACAAGTTTGATTCTGTAATTCACgagattttaattattttcaaaacgatttattggataaaaataaggattatgtgatccttatataattttattgaatTATTTAAAGTATGATCAAAGTGTGAAATTTATTTTATCCTCTCTGGAAtggtcttagagactttttaaaaatgatggttggatttgttttgatattttgatattttaaaatgaattttcagaGTTCATTTTTATTATTTGAGATTTATCTTTAAAATCCATAGAAAATAATATGTCTgctcaaaaaattattttaaaaatatgaggAGAGAGCTAATTTCATGATCTTTATTTAAAAATTAGAGTTATgtcattttttataatttataaagcTACTTTTATATTGTTGCTTTATAATTCTAGAATTTTTTGtataagaaaaaaaatgaaaatgggagattaccattttgcccttagtatatatatacactcCCACATCCCCCTTCTTTCTTTCCCATCCtcactctttctctctctctctcggtactctctctctctctctctctctctctcccctctctTCCTCACTTGTTTCTCAACCTTTTTCTGATCTAAAATCACGTATGTGCATGGCTTTGCTTCCTCTACAACTATATGTTATTGCATGTGTGTTTCATGGATGATTTTCGAAACCCTCCTTTTGAATTCAATTCGGTTTTTTTCCGAATTGGAGATTGGGTTGGTGGTTTTGTGGTTGATTCTGGATATTAAACATGTTTATGAGATTGCTTAAGTGAATCAGTAAGGTTTCGTTGAAGAAAACCATGAGTAGGGCATCTCCGAAACCTtgctgataagtggattttatatctatttggaacgcttcattacaggcttaagttggtattttggactcaagtatttggtATTTTTAATGTATTTTTGTGTAATTGCATCTCAGGGCACTAGTTGGATGAGGAAAGGAGTTTTACAATGATTTATGATAATAAgagatcagattttgaattcaagACCGTTAtcaagttgtatagaatctcgttagcttcgcgtgaactgttgaatcatcaaattctaacAAGCGGAACTCAAATTACAGCCAAAACAAGAAAATGCAGAAGTCCAAGTTCATAGGCACGGCGCACCCGCGCAGGAAGCGGGGCGGCAACGCCAGTTTGTCAGAATGTGTGTGTGCCCACACGGGAAGCGGGGAGGCCGCGCGGGGTTCCTGgcccagaatcctgatttgagTCTGTTTTGGTGATTTCGCGAGCCCATGTCGTCTagaagcctatatatatcaataaaaggTCGTTTTTAATAACAAGGAGCCACGGGAGAACACtacgaagacctagagagcacaagacggctacagagaagaagacttttgtatccttcaatatagttgatactttgaTGCTTGTTTTTGATTTATCTTTAAACCccagtactcttatattgtttattatcatgttttcattggaacccatggtgacgatgaatTCGATTATaaactaatcattgtcatggagttctaatggatttatttatggatttcaatagttaattattttataatctttagtgtgtgctgatttatgatttcctagtttggttgtgcttattcgtctttgatgcgtagctaacatctaagattgtttgttaatctctattgaagcggcagtgaatatagaggtttagaacttgtcatgctagcataggtttatgtatgaattgacatgcataattcgtgggtaattttaaccatcttattcaccctttgtaatcaagatagataacttgctcttcaaccgttatattttcaaatcttatagacatatagggtctaagcataattggtgtctgtTATCTTCTATTTTAATTGTGGATGCATATTAGTAGGGTATACGTACAACGAAATTTGGCGTATCTaattttgtgttatctgattagttgtcatcaccatcacatgctaaggttaaagacatagactttgaatgaagtatttaatgaagttggaatcccatgtttattctcatataagtaaatcacttttaattctcttagttaatgtttgATAGTATAATTTCTTAGTTAATCAAAATTCAATTTATTATTGTCTTAGCATTAAACGATAACTATATATTGTTGCATAAGTGTATAATATAAAATTAACCTAAAtcagtccctgtgggaacgaacttgatttatatcttatactacttgtgatcgctTACGCTTGTGTGTATTTTCGCGTTAGAATTATAGCGAATAAtattttggcgccgctgccggggactcggtgttaatttttagtttatgtgcttgacatcagtggttgttaaagttcactgactcggattcttttactttcacggtttacttgtttgtgtttcaggtactcgagagagcgtgtatgcgaacACGTTCTAAATCTCTTAAGGAAACTATTGAAGAAGTGGAAGAAGAAGTTCTTGAAGAAGTTGATAAAGTTGAAGAAGTAGTTGAAGAAGAAGTGATCGTGACAATGGGAAAACCAGCAGCAGCAACGAAAAcgttgatggattattctcaaccaaagatcaatgacattcaatctagcattgtcaggccagctagctaatacctttgagatcaagcctgacaCGATTCAGATGGTACAGAATTCAATACAGTTTGGAGGTTCTCCAACGGAatatcccaatatgcacattagggatttcatcgagatcagcgacaccttcaagttcaataatgtttctgaagatgctgtgaaattaaggattttcccattctctctaagggataagGCTAGgggctggttacactctctacaGCTGGTTCGATTGtaacttgggaagatcttgctcaaagtttcttactaaattctttcctatggtgAAGACAGCTCCAATCAgtaatgctcttactcaatttgcatAGCAATCGGGtgaatctttatgtgaagcttgggagcgctataaggagatgcttaggaagtgtcatcatcatggaatgcctgactggatggtgatcaattgcttctataacggtttgggagcacagtcgaGACCCATGCTTGAAGCAGCATCatgtggagccttatgggctaaaagctatgaggaagcttatgagctaatcGAGATGATGGCTGTGAATCAATATCAGAACCCAACCCATAGAatgccacagggcaaggtagcaggagttcttgaggtggatacagctacgtctatcactgctcaactaaaggcgaTAGCTATGAAAATTGATTATCTGGCCAACTATGGAGTTAATTCGATTGCCAGTGTTTGTGAGTTGTGTGCAGGTGCGCATGCGAAGGAGCATTGTGCTATATCTtgtgaatcaactcagtttgtgagcaactttcagaggctGTAGCAGCCAGTTCCTGCCACGTACCATCCTAACAACCGTAATCATCCAAACTTCAGCTGAAAAAACATTCAGAATGCAATGCAACAGCCGTACCAGCAGTTTATAAATAAGCAATTCAATCCTCTTGGTTTCCAGTAGCAGTTTGTACCAAGACATCAGTTTCAGCCACAGAGGATGCAACAATAATATCATGAAGGTCCAGGTCCATCTgttaatgaaaaatctgaattggaggagttgaggcttatgtgcaaaagccaagTGGTTTCAATCAAGACTCCGGAGAACCAAATATGGCAAATTATCAATGCACTGTTGAGTCTACCTCAATGAACTCTTCCTAATGATACAGAAGCTAATCCAGGCAAAAAGGAAGTCAAAGAATGGATTAATGcaatcaccttgaggtctggaaaggtcgcaaaccctcaaaatcatcaagaCGAAGATTCTGAAAAAAAATCCAGAATGCAGGCGCGCTCGCACCCATATCAAGCGCGCCCGCGCCCTTGCCAATTTCAGATGGTGAAAAAATTGCTGATTCAGTTGTGAAAAAGGATGGCGAAGCGGAAACGAAGAAAAATTCTGCTAAAAACACTACACCCGAGCAAAATACATGGGAGAAACAAGGCTATCCGCCTCCCTCATTTACTAAAAGGATTCAAAAGCATAAGTTCGACAAGCAATTTGCcaagtttttggaggttttcaagaagttaCATATAAACATATCTTTTGAAGAAGCTCTAGAACGAATGTCATGAAAGAGATGTgtcataagtccaatcatgtatgatgatttaggaataacttttatgtaatttgtttaaatttcattgatattaataaaagacttgttttggttttattgcgggctttatctatttaagtgtttaaataagatataccatagtttagagtaaagctttttatggattatgatgagatcataataatgagacctaaaagatgataactctaaacataaatatttcctggtcgtaggattactaactggtaattagtaatccgcaaagatcggtacatactatgcttgcttcattatgaaggatgtcttttctcatagacatttgtgtggtgacactatagctagtatgtaggtgcttattatagaataagttcactgaacatgactcacacagctgaacagctgatggagttcactcacgtgtcagcagttgttcatatagtgatagttgtacaagtatctttagacttgaggtcatcatagtcatcttgtgtacactgaactatgttttggtttagttcttagtctccaaggacaattataagggctctactgggtatagga
This sequence is a window from Apium graveolens cultivar Ventura chromosome 9, ASM990537v1, whole genome shotgun sequence. Protein-coding genes within it:
- the LOC141687037 gene encoding glyoxylate/succinic semialdehyde reductase 1; the protein is MEEIGFLGMGIMGKAMAMNLLRHGFKVTVWNRTLSRCDQLVEHGASIGETPGAVLNKCKYTIAMLSDPAAAVSVVFDKDGVLEQTCTGKAYIDMSTVDADTSSKISEAITLKGGRFLEAPVSGSKKPAEDGQLVILAAGDKALYEEALPAFDVMGKKSFFLGQVGNGARMKLVVNMIMGSMINAFSEGLVLADKSGLNPQTLLDVLDLGAIANPMFKMKGPTMIQNSYSPAFPLKHQQKDMRLALALGDENDVSMPVASAANEVFKKALGVGLGDLDFSAVHEIVKGDQHPS